The window ATCCTGCACTAGTTGTAATAAAACTCCCTCTGTAGTGGTGAGAAACGCCCCACTCTGCTTCAGTCGTGACAGTGCAAAAAGACGATCTGTCTGACTGAAAATGACAGACAGATATGTAGAAAACCCTGAGAATCACTGGCTCTCATAGGACACAGCAGATTCTACACAACCACCTcaacaaatatacatatatctGTAAGCAAACACAGTAAAATTCCTCCTGTTTCTATAGACCTTTAGAAAAAAGCTTATAGATGCCATCCATCAATTGACTTGAGTTTGTGTTTGAAAAGATGTGTGTGTAAGTCAAGATAAGGTATGCAGAAGTATTTGCAATGATTTAAAACACAGTTTTCATACTTTATCACATAACACCAAGATGCATCAACAGTTTtccattttgtatattttaaaccaaattattattattataccttCGAGAAGAGATGGCATCTGCTACGATATGAACCTCCATGCCTCGCTCCAGGAGATCATAGGTTGTGCACTACAGCAGAACAAGAACCTTAAAGATCACGATCAGGAGATAAAGGAGTGGCTGATAGTAAAAAAGTGCCATGGCACCAGTATAAACAAGCCATTTGACGTTACCGCAATGCATGCTTGAGCCTCGATGCCACATAATATGACCTGCTGAGGGTCACCCAGGCTTTTGAGTGAGCTCTCCACACTCTCCGTCAGCATGGAGAAACTGGTCTTTGTATGAGGCTTCAAGCCCTCAGCCCCCAGCTCAGGAACAGTGGGGCCCAAACCTTTAGGGTACTGCTCGGTTAAAATCTGTGGGATGCTTAAGATTCGACATGCCtggaagtaaaaaataatttatattatgttaatattaatagtataataatattatattaatgccATATTAACAAGACTTTTCTTCTGATCTTCTGATTCTTCTTATCAAGacaataagaataaaaaaaatttacttgaATGAATGTCCAGTGTTGCTTCAACAATATTTTCACAGTACAGTACTTACTGTATTACAGtttgcattaaatatatttagacattatcAAAGACTACTTCATTTGTGGAAGATTGGTAGATTGtgccccaaaaaaaaaaaaattgctctgTATTTTTTCTATGCCCTATTAATTTCCTATGGCAGTTTGAAGGTGTTGATTTTACCTGTAGCAATCTTGCGGCATTGCTCACAACGTTTGTAAACTGGAAAATAGTGGGTCTGAACTTCTCCTGTATGTCACACAGTAGCAGCACTGAGCCTTTAGAGGACAGCCTGCCAATTCTTGCCACTGCAGAAACAAACTATGTCATTTGTGAATCACTGTGTCTTTGTGCCGTACATACCGTAATACAGTGGTTCTCTACCACGGGGCAGAGGCGAAATCTTCCATAGGGGCCCAAATAAGTTTTGAAATTATTTCAGTTTAGCTATATTTACATAATCTTAAATGAaataacaaaacactaaaattaaagttgtacaacatatttatgttttatcaCAACACATGTACTAGCAGTACTATATTAGCTTATTGgcaatgaaacaaaaaagaTTGAGAGCTACTGCGCAGTAATACATATTTCGTGACTAAACTGTAATGAGTGTCTGAAAgtgtttaatgaaaataaatactcCAATCATGTCTAAAAACGCTGTCATTGGGTTTTGAGCCACTGTCCTTGTAACAACAATAGTGAAAGTACGTAGGCAGTGCTCTAATGCCCTGCATATTAATAATGCGTTGAATCTTTCCCACTTATACACAGATTGCAACTGTCATACTGCGCTGATAAAAGATTTCAATGGCATTCAGAGGCCAACGAGCAGTACTTACTGTTTGCAGAGCAATATGGGGGAGTCGCAGACCGCAAAGATCAAGTGAAGACTAACCAGGTCACCGTTACCCGTGTGTATGTGCTTTAAAGTGTCCACCCACTGCTCTTATTGGTAAAACTGTTGTTAAACTTTAGTGAAGTTTGTATGGTAATGAGTAAGCCGAGTATAACACCAACAGAATCATGAGTGACATAAAAGACAACAGCACATAAAATGCAGAAAAGACGACTCGTTACAGCACAAATGTCTATCTTATTATCTACGTGTGCccttgaaatatatatatcctTGATTATTACAACAAGCCAACACAATTCGCTCGTTGTAACATTGCACAAACCTCCAGATAAGAGCCCACTAGTGGCGTTTCGGTCAtgattttgaatgaatcttttaaaTGAACCAATCATTATCACTCGCTGCATTCAAAGACTGATTATagcaagagccaatagcattcgAGTAAGGGATGTAAAGGAACATTTCATTGGTTGGAACTGCTCAACGAATACGCCCCCTTCACTGAACGAGTCAGTGTTCTGAGTCAACTCGTTTGTGAACGAACGGAATGAATGATGCAtcggttgagtaaatgattcacTAGTTCACCCACAAAATGCAACCCACAGAGTCAGGATCACTGAATttgaacaaaacattttcatgaacGGATTGTAGACTGAATCAAAATCCTCTGCCATTAGGGGGCGCAgtcagatataaaaaaaaatatagcctagtttattcagtttttgtttgtaaagaacatgtgtatttacatgttatgattttaaatgcatatacaCATTCCTGAAATGTGCATCAGTAATAGATAACCTTTgtaatctaatatattttaacagcTTAAAATTGTAAAGTTGACCCGGAAGTGTTTGGGAGTGGCCACTGACCTTAGTGGGCGCACTCTCACGGCCTTGGCGTTTCATAGAGATTTTGTGGAAAATAGAGGCTGTGCTTTACGTATTTCGGTAGTTTTGAGGAATACATGAGCTCTTCCACGAGCAGAGCAGTCGTTTATTTCTGTACATCATTCGGTGCAGGTGTGTTTACTCTCGGTGTCTTTGAAAGCACGTTTTCCTCATGCTAGTCTTTGTATGTACTGAGCGCTTCTGGAAGACATCAGCTCGACTCCAGCTGCTTTCATTAAACTACGCTTTGCTTCCTCGGGGTCGCGTTTTTGCCTTACAGAAACGGTAGTTTCTTAATTGCTTCACGCTTGGTGtgaacttaatttttttgtttgcgAGGTAATAGCCATTGAATTGCTAGCTGCTAGCTAGCCCGCTTCGCTCTCAGTCGGCGTGTTGGAGCTGCTGGAAAATGTCCGATTTTGACGAGTTTGAGAGACAGCTGACCGAAAACAAGCAAGGTGAGGAATAAAAGAGTAATTGTGATGAGAATGAGAGTATGGTCAAGTGTTGGAGCTGATGTGGTAGTGGTCAGTGAGTAAATCTCTTCTGCTGGTGGAGCTGAACGTGCCTCTGCAGCCTGAAGGAGGGTCTGCATCACATTGCACAGATGCACACCGGACAAATGCAGTGATGTTATTATGTCTTTAATGCTTTGCAAATCTAATTTACACAATGTGTGTTTGGGGTTCTGCAAAGATAAGcaacttaaaaataatgtttatacaatataatataaagatGTTGTCTGTGTTCAGTGTTAAAAGTTACATGTGGTTAATAAAATGCTATCTATTCATGTTTACCTATCTGTAATTTAACATTTGATAAATTcataataatctttatttatttagacagttcacccaaatgaaaatcctgtcatcattaagttccaaacctgtatgactgacttttTTCTGCAGAGCAcaattaaagatattttaacGAATGTTGTTCAGCTAGTAAGTATTTTTCAAAAAAGCTTTATTTATGGCATTGGTGTCTATATGAGCATCAGTAAGCAGATGGCAGTTTGAATGAAAATGTTGAATGTTTTGTGCTGTGCAGCGGACAGAGACAAGGAGAACAAGCACCACCGGCGCAGTGGCTCGAGAAGTCGCAGCAGAGACCGGGACAGGAAAAGAAGGAGCCGGGACCAAGACAGAGAAAGGAGAGGAGGCAGCCGAGATCGTCATGGAGACAGCAAGGACCGCAGACACAGACGCAggtaaaacatttgaaaaattcaAATCCTTTGGGACATTCTCTGAAAGCTTGTATATATTCAAAGACCGTCATTGTtgatctctctctgtctccatTGCCAGTCGCTCTCCACACCGTGAGAAGAAAAAGattaaagtgaaaaaatatTGGGATGTTCCTCCTCCTGGATTTGAACACATCACACCAATGCAGTACAAAGCCATGCAGGGTAAGAGTCTGTTTTTCTTTCGTTCCTTTTTTGACCCTGTTTACATCTGCTCTTGAGCTACATCTCTCATGATCCATCTTGATGCCCCCAAGACAACAATGAACAGCCACCTGCTCTCCTGTCAGCTAATCACTGGGCTAAAACAAGGGttttaaacatttcttgttGTGTGCTACCTCAAtatgaaataactgttttagcctatttttttttttttttgttattatttgtttaacaaaaagatgcattcaattgattaaaagtgacagtgaatagatctataatgttataaaagatttttaGTACATGCCATTTTTTTAACTTCACtatttattaaagaatcctgaaaaaatgtatcatagtttccagaaaaatattaagcagcaactgTTTTTGATGAGAATAAGaaggaatgtttcttgagcacaaaatctgctcaagtatcatgtgacactgaagactggagtaatggtgctgaaaaGTTATCTTTGCCTTAACACaaaagattacattttaaaattattttaaatttctaaTAATATATCGCAGTGGTTTCCTTAAAGGTTGTGTTTATATGCCCACCATATGTCTAACATACTCATGAATCTTTCTTTGACTACAGCTGCCGGTCAGATCCCAGCCACTGCTTTGCTACCCACAATGACCCCTGAGGGTCTGGCTGTGACCCCAACACCTGTTCCTGTCGTGGGCAGTCAGATGACTCGACAGGCCCGGCGGCTTTATGTCGGCAACATCCCATTTGGCATCACAGAGGTAAGATTAATTTTTATCGATGACATTCagtagttttttgttgttgtgatcTTTCCTTTAACATTATCATGAATCCAGTATAATTTGGCCTGTCATCCATAAACTGGAGTacaactgatacattttttgtttaatgctttgctttttttcttacACAAGTTTGATTAATAGCATTGCtttctgatatttttttttataggagTCTATGATGGACTTCTTCAATGCTCAGATGCGTTTGGGTGGCCTGACTCAGGCCCCAGGTAACCCAGTACTTGCTGTTCAGATCAACCAGGACAAGAATTTTGCCTTTTTGGAGGTCAGTCTTCTGATAGATCCTCACATAAATGCTTCAGGAAATTCTGGAAGcttaataactttatttttatgtttggcAAAACAGTTTCGTTCGGTGGATGAAACGACACAAGCCATGGCATTTGATGGCATAATTTTCCAGGGACAGAGTTTAAAGATTCGCAGGCCCCACGACTACCAGCCTCTGCCAGGCATGAGTGAGAATCCCAGTGTCTATGTCCCAGGCACGTCTCTCTTTTGCTCCCCCAATTCTTGTACGCgcaatgttttgttcttttcattcaaaagtttagtagttattgatttaatttggaTCATTGATGGTCACACTCTGGTTCTTTCTCTGTAGGCGTCGTCTCCACGGTGGTGCCTGATTCGGCCCATAAACTCTTCATTGGCGGTCTGCCAAATTACCTCAACGATGACCAGGTTTGTGTTAAAATGGCATTCTGTTCCGTTCATTGAAGGGTCGCTGAGTTATCCCTCGATTGGGCAGAGCACAATCTGTGagtggcaaaagtatgtgaatctttgctttcagtatctggtaCGAACCCCTTTTGCAGCAATAACTGCAGCTAATCATTTCTTGTAATTGCTGATCAGTCCTTCACAACAGCTTGAAGGAATTTTAGCCCATTCCTCAGTACAGAACAACTTCAATTCTGTAATGTCCTGTGAACTGCTTGCTTCAGATACTTCCACAGCTTTTCaattggattaaggtccggaCTTTGACTCAGcttttccaaaacattaactttgcTCTTCTTTTAACCATTTTTTGGTAGGACgacttgtgtgcttggggtCGTTATATTGCTGCATGGCCCACTTTCTCTTGAGACGGAGTTGTCAGACAGATGTCCTGACATTTTCCTAAAATTCTAAAGACTTCACAAATTTTCAAGcaccactgtatgtatgtaatttatgattaaaaaagCAACAAGTCACTTGTCCACAAATGCTCAccaatgtatatttatttggacaaaatacagtaaaaacagtaatattgtgaaatattatttaaaattaaatttaaaagaactgtattctatcattttaaaatgcaatttatgcCTGTGacagtaaagctgaattttcagcagctattttCCTAGTCTCGAGTTttacatgatctttcagaaattgGCCTTCAAAACTGTTTGATAAATATAACATTCAAAAgagtttgtttgaaatattttttctaGTCTGTACTGTGACCTTGGATCAATGCATGACTTTTTGAATGGTGCAtgtgttttgtatatttgtaaggTTTTACATAGTGATTTTTCTCTATTCCACAGGTCAAGGAATTGCTGACATCGTTTGGCCCTCTGAAGGCCTTTAATTTGGTGAAAGACAGTGCAACAGGCCTTTCTAAGGGCTATGCCTTCTGTGAATATGTTGACGTCAATATCAGTGACCAGGTGATGACAATGCATTACACCTACATAATCAGCCTGTGAACGCTCAGCAACTAACACACATTTGTCCGCTGCATGTACTGTTGGCttcattgttttatatttattacatgtaCTGTTTAATATTGGCTTTATCTGTAAATCTATGAGAAACAAATATTTAGAATGAGCAAGAGGCAATGTCAGAGCTGTTGGTTGACACCCATGCTAACCTCTCCAAGGCACACTCTTTACTCTCACAGGCCATTGCGGGCCTAAACGGGATGCAGCTGGGTGACAAGAAACTCCTGGTACAGAGAGCAAGCGTCGGCTCCAAGAACACCACACTGGTGAGGGAAAGTGTGAATGGTTTATAGTTGATTTACTGGATGTAGGCCATGTAGACCTTATCTCCTGTTTCTCACCCTCTTCCCCTCTTTCTTTTCTCTGAAGACGGGTATAAACCAGACACCAGTTACCCTTCAAGTTCCAGGTCTCGTGAACAGCTCGGTGACTCAGATGGGGGGCATTCCCACAGAAGTATTGTGTCTGATGAACATGGTGGCTCCAGAGGAGCTGCTGGATGATGAAGAGTATGAGGAGATCGTGGAAGACGTCAGAGAGGAGTGCTCCAAATACGGCCAGGTCAAGAGCATCGAGATCCCACGTCCCGTCGATGGCGTGGAAGTTCCTGGCACTGGAAAGGTTTGATAACTGCTTGTACATTGTCAACGTGACCTTTTGAAACAGTTATTTatggtcttttttttctttttcttagaTCTTCGTGGAGTTCATGTCAGTGTTTGACTCCCAGAAGGCAATGCAAGGCTTAACAGGAAGGAAATTCGCCAACAGAGTGGTGGTGACTAAATACTGCGACCCTGATGCCTACCACCGCCGCGACTTCTGGTAGAGACAGGACAGAATCCAGAGCGAGAGAGACTCGGAGAGACACAGATGGTGTGATTTCAATCTCTCGGAAGCCCCTTATTTTGTAGATTTATGAGGTCTGAGAGAGTGTGAGCTTTTTAAAATCTGGCAGACTAAAAGCATGACTTGTGATTGGTCAGATTGTAGCGAACCAATcatttgtcatgtttttttttttttttgatgatgacAACATTGAAGTATGTGCAAAGCTTTAAGATGGGAAAATGGACCGTACCGTGTCATTATCTACAGAAAAGGATTCAGTTAGACATGCCACTAAACTTCCAGCTTAATTTTGGCCCATAGTGATTTTACATGTCACTTTTTCTCAATGTTAAATTCCTGCTCTATCATCTGTACAGCTCACACACTGGTCAGATAGGAGTGAGAGGAGGATGTAAAGGAGCAAGTGAGGAAAGAGAAATGATGACAACTACAAAAATGAATGTTACACTCAAACAAGAAGGTGAGAGGGGGTATTTCAGGAGAGAAGTCTTTGTTTTTTGAATATGGTTTTTATTTAGGCTGTGAATGAGGTTTCCTGTGTAAAAGTGTAGAGGTTAAAAAGTCAGAGGAGTTTCCAGGTCATCTTTTGACACCATACATGTATGAGGTAAAGCCTTGTAGAGGGTGAATATTACCAATTACATCTATACTGTCCTCTATTTTCCCCCTCCTCTGTCTTTTTCCTGCTATCTCTCCCTCCTTTTATAATAGTTGTACTGTTTTTCGTGAACCCTATTTTCCTGGCCCGATCTAACCAAATTTATACACAGTGAAAAAGatacttgtctttttttttttccttttttttttttttttttttctttttatacatTCTGTATCTAACTGTCCACTgctgttttttaaaactgtaataagcTGAGTTGATTTAATACAATGCGTTTATGTATGAAGACCAGAGAAACGTCTGGTGAAATAAACTCAATGCGTTTGAATTGACTTGCTACACACTGCATCTGTATTCTGCCAGCAGATAGTGCTAACGGGCACTGCTCACTTCAAGTAGTGTAGTTCCAATACGGTGTCTGAGTATTATGAGCAATGGGTCAGTCAGTAGACCGTCTGTTTTTAGACTGGGGGGGTAGGgtagtgtatgttttttttgtttttgttttttttgttgttgttgtttttttggtcaaagaaaagaaaagaaacaggaCAGAAATATCAGAAATATGTTGATTGCTGATATTCATGTGTTTCTATAAGTTGACTGGAAATTATGAAATGCAGAGAAATAGAGATTGAGGAGTTTAATGTGCTTCACAAAACCAGTAGATTAAACTGAATAAAGTCCTCTGCAAAGACTGGGAAAAGAGTTGTTTATCGGGTGGTTAATTTTAATAGAATATAATAAAACTGCGTTTAGCTGTTTGGCACGAGTCCATgtatataaatttgtttttgttttttttatatgaagaaaacacattatttgACTGGTTAGATAAAATTGTCTCTGAGTCTACCGAAAACTACAGACTACCTGATGTATGTTATGcaaaaaatgtctgaaaattAGTTGACAAGCAGAGCTCAACAGTAAGGTTTTTTTCAACTTCTGGTCCAATCGGACGAGtaattcagatttttatgtGCCCTGCTGTAAAAGAATGATCAGTTTTAATCTTTAGCACTATATTAGATGCAAGTTTTCCTAATACaactcttttatttaattttttccaacatttttttttttatctggaaATTAATCGGCTACAATGTAAGCCAATAAATTAAACACTTTTGCTGGAAAGTAAAGACACATTGTGCAAAACATTCTGACTacttctgtttttgcaaatttgacACCACCTCATCAATGTTAGCCAGCTAAGTAACATTATCATGGTGACGAATCAGCAGTTTGCAACAATGTAGAATGTGTTGTTAATGGTGCCAAGTCTTTGAAAGATGTTTGTGCATTTAGCTTGTAAACAAGTAGTATGCTTTTATATCTTTCTTTGTTGAAGTTCATTCTGATCATAAAGACAAATGTTTTCTACTGATTTATGGAAGGACTGTAAATGAACATCTACTAATGGATGGAGGCATGTGTTCTGTTGGTTAATTAGTGAGCATATTTCTGGCTTCATTATTTTTCACCCACTGATAATGCCccatattatattttacagccagctctctcttttttttttttatttatttttttttccctcgtACACCCCTCTTTGATTCAATGCCATCTATAACTTTCTAAACCGCTTTATCAGCTGCTTTCTCTCGCCTTATAAACAGTCCCCTCTCTCTTTTCTGTCTTTGCAACTGTAACTCCCACGTTCTTAATGTCATTAACAGGTGCTTGTCCAAAATAGAAGTCTTGcccatacacacacgcacaaacatcCGTGGATCAGCTGACATACACTCGATTTACTTTCCCGCAGACCTGCAAAACTCAAAATGACATACACTGGAAAATGTAAAATCTGCCCATGTGCAGATAAATACTCTTGCCTGATCCTTCTGCTTGGTGATTAAGCTGTCATACATTCATTTCATACTGTCATACATAGTCTCTACAACTTGATTTCATGAGCCCCAGTCCCAGTTTTCTCCACCCTCcttttttctgtctctctctttttttctctctcgctctttttACGTCcctccttctcctcctctctcAGCTGAGTTTCATGTATCTAGTCATCAGATCTGCACCCACACAGAACAGGTCAGGATTTGATTGCTCTCAATGTTGCTAAAGCTTGATGGCTTTTCAATGCACTTGCTGCACACATGCATACTGTCATAGTTTAATAAAAATCTGTGACAAGCCTTAAATTTCCTCTAATAGTTTTATGTCGTGCAGCTTATTAAAATGTGGATGCATGGATGTATTGATAGAAGTATAAACATTATCTACAGACTGCTGTGTTTGTAATTGATTTTGTATATTAAcccgatttaaaaaaaaaaaaaaatcattcataattcagtttttattGCAGCAGATACCTGTTCAGTATATGACTTGATGTGTCAGactttgtttgcttttttcttGCTATTTGATACTCTACAAACATTTAGGCAGTTACTTGGATGTCATTTGTTTTGCTGAGAAATGTTTATGCATTGTTTCTGGATACTGTGTAGTAGACCTAATGTGCAAGTGTGGGGCTGAAGCCAGTtgctttaaaatgataattggTTTCTTCCATTCTGACTGCCAAAACTGTCTCTTGACTGAGATGTGAGCTGCTTCGCGATGGGTGCAGATGTTTTCCTTTTGAGGCAACAACTTGCAAATTATAGTAGATATTATTGAAGCATAATGGTTTTGAAGAAAGTTTTGACAGAGTTGTGGTAATATAAAGAGCTGTGATGGAAATTATCTTGGTGGGTTAATTATAGCCTGTGTGTTACATTTCCAGGTCATGTTTAGTGTTTTGATAGTGTGTTATATCTCAAATGACTGTAACTTACACAACATAATATGGTCCCAAAAACCTTTAGTGAATATCTAGTTTTATATCTGCAGAACAGTGTGTAGTCTCACTGcatatctgtttttatttatgcattgaCTTAAAGTTGAATATATGGAATTAAGATAATTTTTCTtacaatattttagttttaagcataaagccatattttatttcatgtatgttttttattaagatacttaatatattttatcatgcatacttgtaaaaaagtaatattgtgaaataatacacttttttaaataacttttctatttctattatatttttaaatctgtccagatttggtgcttaaaaatcatttattattatcaatgcaaaaaacattttcatctttGAATTGAAATCTCATTTATCTGACATACATTTTAGTAACAATGTATTTagtgttacttttgatcaatttaatgatcaatttaatgcatctttgctgaaaaaaaaaaaaccttactgacctcaaacttctGAATGATATTGTATACGTTAAAAACTATTTGGCAATGGGGCAAACTTAATTCAAAACTAaacttcaaaatatataaaatagtgcCCTGAATgttcaaagaaaaaataaaatataattatattttaatattaaaatgtatttaatagcaataattatttgtttgtgcTATATTTTACTAAACCCATATCGAGATAATTTAAGCtaattcaaaaatgtatgtgtgGCATGTTTGTGAGTGTGGCATGTTTGTGAGTGTATCATGCTATCATTTTGGCTATGGGCCACATGCTTGTTTCTAGGCTTGTTGTGTTCTTATTGCTCCTGTGTGGGTGATTGGCCTCAATGAGCCTTGTCTTGTAGTACTCCCTCCCTGTTACGGGTACAGTGATAACGACTTTAGACCCTCTGTCGGTTTGCCTGTCACACATGAATTAACACCTACTGCTCCACCTGGCTCTTCTTTTCGCCTCCGTTCTCAACAACCTTGTGTTTCATCTCTCAGTCTGTTCAGTCCACGTTAAACTCTTCCTGCTCTCGCATCTTTTTTTAGAGTAGCAGAACGCTGCACACCTTGAAACTCTCTGTCCATGCTGTACACGTAATGCTCGGGTATTTATGAGGCCTTAAAATGGCACAGATCAAACAGGCTGGGCTAAAGTGGGCCGAGTTATGCGGGTATGTGTTGATATCTTGGAGTCGCATCTGGCATAGCTAATTCTTAGACAATGTGACCTAATCATGACCCGTATTAACCTTCTCTGTAAGCTTACTGCCTGTTTGTTTACTCAATAGAGGACAAAggtataatattgtttttaaagtattaaagggataattcaccaaaaaattaaaaagatgtcattatttactcctCAAGCTTtctcaaacctgtatgaattctTTCTtcttaaaaagatattttgatgaatgttggcaaccaaacggttgctggtccccattgatttccatagtgtgttttttttaccatactatggaagtcaatggggaccgtCAACTGATTGTAGACGTCTGATAAAAGAAACTAATGATAAAGTTGCTTGAAACAacttaagggtgagtaaatgaataaaactttttcatttttgggtggactatccctttaagcctgTTCTCTGTCCCACTAATAACTGGATTAGTTATAACCTTAAAgagaaatgaaaaaataaaatgtattgaaactgtcttgttttctagtaaaaATATCAATGGTattaaaaaacagttttcaaggtatatgtgtatgtatgtgtatatatatgtatgtatatatatgtatgtatatatatatatatatatatatatatatataactctaAAAGCAAGACTTATACATTTAATTGGaccttttaaaaagtatttcaaTTCTAATTTTACTTCCGAATTGGGCTTGTCACGaatgaacatgaaattacaataaacaaaataatatttttgaatttacATTGAAAATTAATAATTGCTGTTAAAAGTGGCTATTTTGTTGTTAATTCATGATAACTAATGTATTGCCTAATGCTAACAACATTGATCCTTATTGTAGTGTTagaattaattgaaaaaaattacaattattaattagAAGTAGCAAGCAGCTTGAATAGTTTTTCTACTCTATTGgcaaattattgttattttttaaataaatatttattgactAAAGGAAAAGATCAATTGTAGATTTCTGATAGCTTTATCCTTCAGTCTTTCTGCTACTTTCTATGTACTATGTGTTTTGaattaaagtcttttttttttctctctttttttcctgcAGGTTCATCAAAAAGGGATGTGTCGTTTTTTCATGGCTCTATAAGGCCTCAAATCCAGTGTCTCTCATCAAGTCGTTCTTTTCATCTACCCATTATTCCTGTCTAGTTTCTTATCAAACCTCTCGTTTGTAGACGTCAGTTAATTCCCACTCTGCGCTCTTCAGAAATGACCCCCTGTCACTTGAGTTTCTTGCACACTGCATTCCTTTTAAATCACAGAACATTGTAATTCACTATCATTTCCTGTTCttttttgagctttctattaaTACACTTCTCTGCGTTCTCATTAGCCGTCCGTCCGCCTAACTCCAGACTAATCTCTCTGGTCTCCTGTTTTTTGCTTTAAagtttttagttaaagtttg is drawn from Onychostoma macrolepis isolate SWU-2019 chromosome 16, ASM1243209v1, whole genome shotgun sequence and contains these coding sequences:
- the isoc2 gene encoding isochorismatase domain-containing protein 2, with translation MARIGRLSSKGSVLLLCDIQEKFRPTIFQFTNVVSNAARLLQACRILSIPQILTEQYPKGLGPTVPELGAEGLKPHTKTSFSMLTESVESSLKSLGDPQQVILCGIEAQACIACTTYDLLERGMEVHIVADAISSRSQTDRLFALSRLKQSGAFLTTTEGVLLQLVQDAKHPNFKEIQKLLAHPSPDTGLLAFFSSL